The nucleotide sequence AAAATCTAGATCGGGAGATAGACGAGGCAAGTGCCGTCTCTACGAACTCGGCAAAGCTTGTCGTTTGCGACGCACCTTCTCGATTCTGCCGGCATCAGCTTTGCTGCTGGCGTTCTTCTGCCATGCGTCGGCGCGCCGCTCGGCCTCGGATCGTTCCTCAGCGGACATCTGCGGCATGAGACTTGTCTTGGCATTCTCAATCTGCCTTCGCATGGCTGCTGTGTTTTCCTCGGACAGCAAGCACCACATATACGCAGCGATTCGGTCAGCAGGACTACCGTTCGTCCGACCGTAGTGTTCGGCCAATCGTAGTTGAGCCCAGGACTGTCCCGCCTCGGCTGCCTGGAGCAGCGCGGGGACGTCGTGGCCCTCCTCCTCTGAGGGACCCTGCTTGCGGGCCTGCGCACCGCTCATGGTGAGGTAGAGCAATTCAGTACGGCTGGAAACGCCCAACTTGTCGAAAATGCGGAATAGATAATTTTTTACTGTGTGGGGGCTCAGGCTGAGCGATTCCGCAATTTCGCGGTTGGTCATGCCTCCCGCCAGATACTGCACGACTTGGCGTTCGCGGGCCGAGAGGAGTTCGAGCCCCTTGTGGTTGGTCGCACGCACGAGCGGAGAGTTGGCGAGAGCTTCGAGAGCATGCTCGAGTTCGACGCTGCGTGCCCATATCTGACCTTCATGAACGCAGCGGATGCATTTGCAGAGGCTCTCCAGCTGTTCGTGCTTGGCAAAAATTCCTCTGGCGCCCGCGCGGAAACATTCCAACACGTCCGCGGGGCGCGACGAGTCGAGCAGCAGGATACCTTTGATCTGAGGCCGAAGGCCTCGAATTTCCCTCAGCACTTCGGTCCCCTGTCCGGGCTGATCGTCCAGGCTGTAGCTGATGATGGCAACATCGACCGGTACGCGCACGACGGCAGAGAGCAATTCCGCGGACGACAAGGCCGTGGCGACGACTTGTATCCCCTGGTCGCTCCGCATCGCCTCGGCAAGAAGCTGGGTGTGGATGCGAGTGCTGTCGGCGACGACGATGCTGATAAAGTCCGCGGCTCGCAGGTCTTGGGACGGCATCAGATCTCCTGAATCAATATTTCCGTGGAGCCGGCGCTGCTACTGACCAGGTTCCAGCAAAGGATGTTCGCCACCGAATGCAAACGCTCTTGGTATCGCAAATTCGAGGGGAGAGCAGCAGAAAGCGGCTAAGCAATAACCCTTAATTTGGCTTCCTGCTACTGCCCTGAGCGTACCATTGCGGGCAGCCATCTTCAAGAACTTGGTTTGCAACCTATGCAAATCGGTGCATAGTCGAACGATTCGACAATCTCATGTTGACACAATTTCGTAATGTCGCAAGTTATTGCCAACGAGAGTTCCTGTGTGAGGCTCGGAAATAGGGTTTTTATATTCACACAAAGTATTCATTATCAATGATATAAAGTGAATTTAGAGAATCTTCATCGGAGCAGCTAGCTCGGCCTCTACCACCCTCGTGTTAAGGTCTACCACTGATGTGCTAAATAGTATTATCTCTGATCTAAAATTCTCATGAATAAGAAATAAAGACCTAATTATGATAGAGATGTTTATCCACGGGATTTTATACCACTTGCACGGTATTGCAGGGGACTTTACCTTGAACCTGCGACCACGAAAGCCGAGCTGTAAAAGAACTCTCCCCCTGCGGTAACTCTCCCCTAAGAGAACCTGTACTTGCTGTGCATTTCATTCAGGCGGACCCATGCGATGGGACCCAGAGGGCGAAGCTTTGAGTAGTTCAAATCAGGGAGTAGCCAGCGCGTTGTCGCCCGCATCGGAAGGTGCGGCACTTTGCTGGTATGCGCTGCACACCCGCGCACGACACGAGAGAGTCGTCGAACATCGTCTCCGCGAGGAGGGTATGGAAACTTTCCTGCCCACGATTCGCGAGACGCATCGCTGGAGCGATCGCAAAAAAGTCGTCGATGTTCCTTTATTCAGTTGCTATGTGTTCGTCCGTTGCACCCTGAATGCGGATGATCGGACACGAGTGCATCGAGTGGACAGCGTTCTCGGATTTGTCGGAACGCGGGGCTCAGGTGTTCCGATTCCAGATGA is from Acidobacteriota bacterium and encodes:
- a CDS encoding UpxY family transcription antiterminator, yielding MSSSNQGVASALSPASEGAALCWYALHTRARHERVVEHRLREEGMETFLPTIRETHRWSDRKKVVDVPLFSCYVFVRCTLNADDRTRVHRVDSVLGFVGTRGSGVPIPDEQIENVRAVLSQTTPCRTHPFLKVGQRVRVCGGAMDGVEGVFLSENGDHSLVISVDVIQRSLAVRIDGYQVKPV
- a CDS encoding response regulator transcription factor; translation: MPSQDLRAADFISIVVADSTRIHTQLLAEAMRSDQGIQVVATALSSAELLSAVVRVPVDVAIISYSLDDQPGQGTEVLREIRGLRPQIKGILLLDSSRPADVLECFRAGARGIFAKHEQLESLCKCIRCVHEGQIWARSVELEHALEALANSPLVRATNHKGLELLSARERQVVQYLAGGMTNREIAESLSLSPHTVKNYLFRIFDKLGVSSRTELLYLTMSGAQARKQGPSEEEGHDVPALLQAAEAGQSWAQLRLAEHYGRTNGSPADRIAAYMWCLLSEENTAAMRRQIENAKTSLMPQMSAEERSEAERRADAWQKNASSKADAGRIEKVRRKRQALPSS